A window of Rhododendron vialii isolate Sample 1 chromosome 11a, ASM3025357v1 contains these coding sequences:
- the LOC131306775 gene encoding uncharacterized protein LOC131306775 produces the protein MVETTYFKEPIWSFLKEIMRQPWFEWPTGKPGTEIGQPDHNQRKKCSYHNELGYYTTACAPYKALLERLAAQGHLDQYIDRTKTPTLQPTKNPNPNAPRPAIHVIHSPVTKESETSLQTDLDCASTSKQVLAVGPGSKRPCPKELPKWTITFTECDLELMQTCHSDALVVTVQIGVHDVKHVLIDQGSLAEVMYYDLFKKLDLLESALQPAKVPLIGFNGAPVWPLGQIFLPIVVGSKTLSVEFIVVNVPSPYNAILGRTYLHGMQAIASTYQQVIRFIGTNGRQEDLRGDQVASKKCYVSVVHNFTKAKQVQWVEVPDMEVIDNISEKAEDKAQEDLVQMPINEDGSHFFLLGSSLSDA, from the coding sequence ATGGTCGAAACCACATACTTCAAAGAGCCCATCTGGTCTTTCCTAAAGGAGATTATGAGACAACCATGGTTCGAATGGCCAACAGGAAAGCCCGGCACTGAAATTGGCCAACCAGATCATAACCAAAGGAAGAAATGCTCGTACCATAACGAGCTCGGCTACTACACAACAGCATGCGCCCCATACAAGGCACTGTTAGAACGTTTGGCGGCCCAAGGTCACCTCGACCAATACATTGATCGAACCAAAACACCCACCCTTCAACCTACCAAAAACCCCAACCCTAATGCGCCGCGACCGGCAATACATGTTATCCACAGCCCTGTGACAAAAGAGTCTGAAACAAGTCTTCAAACCGACCTTGATTGTGCCTCTACTTCCAAGCAGGTACTCGCGGTAGGACCTGGGTCCAAACGCCCATGTCCAAAAGAATTGCCTAAGTGGACAATCACTTTCACCGAGTGCGACCTCGAGCTTATGCAAACCTGTCACTCTGATGCCCTTGTTGTAACTGTCCAAATTGGAGTTCATGACGTCAAACACGTTCTCATTGATCAAGGAAGCTTggcagaggtcatgtactatgacTTGTTCAAGAAGCTTGATCTATTAGAGTCGGCATTGCAACCCGCCAAAGTACCTCTCATTGGATTCAATGGAGCACCTGTTTGGCCGCTTGGTCAGATCTTCCTTCCAATCGTTGTAGGCTCGAAAACGTTGAGCGTtgaattcatcgtcgtcaatGTGCCGAGCCCGTACAACGCGATTCTTGGCCGAACCTATCTCCATGGTATGCAAGCAATCGCTTCCACTTACCAACAGGTCATCCGTTTCATTGGCACCAATGGAAGGCAGGAAGACCTACGCGGCGATCAAGTTGCCTCCAAGAAGTGTTACGTTTCAGTTGTCCATAATTTCACCAAAGCTAAGCAAGTgcaatgggttgaagtcccaGACATGGAGGTTATTGACAACATCAGCGAGAAAGCCGAGGACAAAGCACAAgaggacctcgtccaaatgcccATCAACGAGGATGGTTCTCATTTTTTCTTACTCGGCTCTTCCCTCAGTGACGCCTAg